Proteins encoded together in one Osmia lignaria lignaria isolate PbOS001 chromosome 4, iyOsmLign1, whole genome shotgun sequence window:
- the atos gene encoding atos homolog atossa isoform X1 yields MSTILLQCVGHCFHRRRMRTGMHCLGAVTGGIPSPNGAGGRGGILSVFRALGVLVCEGRIQGPPRGYKEGPHCAAPMQPAPNDHVCDEDNYLCDRYLVLVREIADRVTIGSSLCIEVVLCSDCPCGLAKSASKNPICTVPSLSISPWQQASEMLLEYWCICAVPSKSPETMNFYGVYQAVRSRLHFSQVAAWWSRSNGAEPCYIATRVVPHNEENLRKFRDTPVEHTFPFAGNGDGNSIKVTVWAQPRMEEVPILTCPLHPIKEKDEEGVARALTPTKAIPVPGAAQNPEGLVLPALVDDRLQTPCNKPGKHHCPCEEEDVPPPSPVIPRQNRERKRRRSLPCGPTDANSCVTVQPMPSVREAVAQESKENQSSSYPKCSSEISNNRGVKSGQSQCSKFEDNCSSIKNRNNLNSDNLERCFKAQLNIDEREGNMEKRYKRTIEDPKLKSGLNCKEKQCNLEKKEVQGAGNKKIKDTEAKSTEKNGLFENLIPFNSSLPWSFVESWNNSNANGKCAFQSLRGTKEGYFNDPERICKPPVSKDSSLVINPFRQPSPFHESNPGPSTNNRLKQDSACMVHQSCGKSSNKSNHPDSVSPGQKATESNLDGVANNKGRAGKDLSQLISKLSFPEDKDKSKEEGGFLDWFSKVPGRVLGVAPSNGYAENKVKATNLKSQEQQGNEVRFKNCNLELSQQEFDEVLAVLRARTPSGRKRTSVRTVRRRDRSEKSLEDGSEKSTVKYTNLENSECSTNNMVNRTKSCEGCSHKLCRKNDQQALQKTNFTEIYGNKNIYNPSQKREKLEGNGSSDDLQAIKCNNSEKRTNDTIDCLQNVSNKADILLGAILRTSKDRRNPSEVTNGTKPRSVLPTQVNESGKSDRNNLGCEKTCQEQKIVSLEDEKSLPMALNKRFNRFRQLFKKEQEKKVSSNAEGNSHETIQQLGQRSFSYNNVQPSLHDPKNLRDSKARRRIDFSNFVEETEKRDALPDPSDLSTNGAHQNSKTYSTNYKDELCCYHELETSKWPNRLHSTNDVNDGTVQREEDDEATILSKLRKDTVPNLGKNNSYLSSKLRNGVHGKDNAIIDEEETLDKAVPTAIEQERFRRSLENAASMVFHSRTGLPLTSSPAPLRRGSCCFDYDSSLNSVSSKRSALFELNTPPSPGAVSLEETDRETENAGEGEETPKRRSSSRSRPQSHALLGSFEESALNGRLEPVSTVHGFTAELGASGSFCPKHRKLPVTVFFYTLGDNDKVSTPYLAHINLGKKGYQVPRSGTIQVTLLNPLGTVVKMFVVLYDLSDMPPRSHTFLRQRTLRDKTLRYLVHLRFMSGKSGRIYLHTDIRMIICRKSDVDTASDFGSEPPKELRSYIHGPTNPKFSPRC; encoded by the exons ATGTCGACGATCCTGTTGCAGTGCGTTGGACATTGCTTCCACAGAAGGAGAATGCGTACAG GTATGCACTGCCTAGGTGCGGTGACAGGAGGCATTCCCAGCCCAAATGGGGCTGGCGGTCGGGGTGGCATTCTCAGCGTGTTCCGAGCCCTTGGAGTCCTAGTGTGCGAAGGGAGGATTCAGGGCCCTCCACGTGGTTACAAAGAGGGCCCACACTGTGCAGCTCCTATGCAACCAGCTCCCAACGACCATGTGTGTGACGAAGATAATTACTTG TGCGATCGATATCTTGTGTTGGTTCGAGAGATCGCGGACCGTGTCACGATTGGTTCATCCCTGTGCATCGAAGTAGTGTTATGTAGCGATTGTCCATGTGGTTTGGCAAAGTCGGCGAGCAAGAATCCGATCTGTACCGTGCCGTCCTTATCGATCTCGCCATGGCAACAAGCATCAGAGATGCTGCTCGAGTACTGGTGTATCTGTGCAGTTCCCAGCAA GAGTCCAGAGACCATGAACTTCTATGGGGTGTATCAGGCAGTTCGTTCCCGGCTTCACTTCAGCCAGGTGGCTGCTTGGTGGTCCAGGAGCAACGGGGCTGAACCCTGTTACATCGCGACAAGAGTGGTGCCGCATAACGAGGAGAATCTTCGAAAGTTCCGGGATACACCTGTGGAACACACGTTCCCTTTCGCTGGCAATGGCGATGGAAATTCTATAAAG GTCACCGTTTGGGCACAGCCACGGATGGAGGAGGTACCGATTCTCACCTGTCCGCTGCACCCGATCAAAGAGAAAGACGAGGAGGGCGTCGCGAGGGCTTTAACACCTACCAAGGCTATCCCGGTTCCCGGTGCTGCGCAAAATCCCGAAGGCCTCGTTTTGCCTG CTTTAGTGGACGACAGGCTGCAGACGCCTTGCAACAAACCAGGAAAGCATCACTGTCCCTGCGAAGAAGAGGATGTTCCACCGCCATCGCCCGTGATCCCGCGACAGAATCGCGAGAGGAAACGTCGTCGATCGCTGCCATGTGGTCCCACGGACGCGAACAGCTGCGTGACGGTTCAACCGATGCCATCCGTGCGGGAAGCGGTCGCTCAAGAATCGAAGGAGAATCAGAGTTCAAGTTATCCGAAATGTTCGTCCGAGATTTCCAACAATCGTGGCGTGAAATCTGGCCAAAGTCAGTGTAGCAAGTTCGAGGATAACTGCAGCAGCATCAAGAATCGAAACAATTTGAACTCTGACAACTTGGAACGGTGCTTCAAGGCTCAGCTGAACATCGACGAGCGTGAAGGTAACATGGAGAAGCGTTACAAACGGACGATCGAGGATCCGAAGTTGAAGTCCGGATTGAATTGCAAAGAAAAACAGTGCAACTTGGAGAAGAAGGAGGTGCAGGGAGCTGGTAACAAGAAAATCAAAGATACAGAAGCTAAATCAACAGAGAAGAACGGTCTGTTCGAGAATCTGATACCGTTCAATTCCTCACTGCCTTGGTCTTTCGTAGAATCTTGGAACAACAGCAACGCGAACGGAAAGTGTGCTTTCCAGAGCTTGCGTGGAACTAAGGAGGGTTACTTCAACGACCCTGAAAGAATCTGCAAACCTCCGGTCTCTAAGGACTCGAGCCTCGTGATAAATCCTTTCAGACAACCTAGTCCCTTTCACGAATCAAATCCAGGCCCCTCGACGAATAATCGGCTGAAGCAAGATTCCGCTTGCATGGTGCATCAGAGCTGCGGCAAATCGTCGAACAAGTCTAATCATCCGGATTCGGTGTCACCTGGACAGAAAGCCACAGAGTCGAATCTCGACGGCGTCGCGAACAACAAAGGACGAGCCGGGAAAGATCTGAGCCAATTGATATCGAAGTTGTCCTTCCCCGAAGACAAAGACAAGTCGAAGGAGGAAGGAGGCTTCTTGGATTGGTTCAGCAAGGTTCCTGGAAGAGTGCTGGGCGTCGCGCCGAGCAACGGTTACGCGGAGAACAAGGTGAAAGCGACGAACCTGAAGAGTCAAGAGCAGCAGGGGAACGAAGTGAGATTCAAGAATTGCAACCTGGAGTTGAGCCAGCAGGAGTTCGACGAGGTGTTGGCCGTTCTGAGAGCGAGGACACCGTCCGGTCGCAAGAGGACCAGCGTCAGGACCGTGAGGAGACGGGACAGGTCGGAGAAGTCGCTCGAGGACGGGTCGGAAAAGTCGACGGTGAAATATACGAACTTGGAGAACAGCGAATGCTCGACGAACAACATGGTGAATCGTACAAAATCCTGCGAGGGATGTAGCCACAAGCTTTGCAGGAAGAACGACCAACAAGCTTTACAGAAGACCAATTTCACCGAGATCTATGGCAATAAGAATATCTACAATCCGTCGCAGAAGCGCGAGAAGCTCGAGGGGAACGGATCGAGCGACGATCTGCAGGCGATCAAATGCAATAATTCggagaaacgaacgaacgacaCGATCGACTGTTTGCAAAATGTCTCGAACAAAGCGGACATATTATTGGGAGCAATCTTGCGAACTAGCAAGGATCGAAGGAACCCCTCGGAGGTTACCAATGGGACCAAACCCAGGTCCGTGTTGCCAACACAAGTGAACGAATCGGGGAAGAGTGATCGTAACAATTTGGGCTGCGAGAAGACGTGTCAAGAGCAGAAAATCGTGTCGTTGGAGGACGAGAAGTCTTTACCAATGGCATTGAACAAGAGATTCAATCGATTCCGGCAGCTATTCAAGAAGGAACAAGAGAAGAAGGTGTCCTCGAACGCGGAGGGCAATTCGCACGAAACGATTCAACAGTTAGGTCAACGTTCGTTCTCCTACAACAACGTCCAGCCAAGCCTGCACGATCCAAAGAATCTGAGGGACAGCAAAGCGAGACGCCGTATAGATTTCTCGAATTTCGTGGAGGAAACGGAGAAACGTGACGCGTTGCCGGATCCCTCGGACCTTAGTACAAATGGCGCACATCAAAACTCAAAAACCTATAGTACAAATTACAAGGACGAACTCTGCTGTTACCACGAGCTTGAGACGTCGAAATGGCCCAACAGGCTGCACAGTACAAACGATGTAAACGACGGTACGGTCCAGCGTGAAGAAGACGACGAGGCTACCATTTTGTCGAAGCTGCGCAAGGACACCGTTCCGAATCTAGGGAAGAATAACAGTTATTTATCTTCCAAGCTACGAAACGGTGTTCATGGAAAAGACAACGCGATCATCGACGAGGAGGAGACTCTCGATAAAGCGGTACCAACAGCCATCGAGCAAGAAAGATTTCGACGCTCGTTGGAGAACGCAGCTTCTATGGTGTTCCATAGTAGGACCGGTTTGCCATTGACTTCTAGCCCAGCACCGTTGAGAAGAGGCAGCTGTTGCTTCGATTATGATAGCAGTCTGAATTCAGTCTCCTCAAAAAGAAG TGCACTGTTCGAATTAAATACCCCGCCAAGTCCAGGTGCCGTATCGCTAGAAGAAACCGATAGAGAGACCGAGAACGCTGGGGAAGGCGAGGAGACACCTAAAAGACGCTCGTCTTCTCGTAGTAGACCGCAGAGTCACGCTCTTTTAGGCAGCTTTGAGGAATCAGCTTTAAATGGTAGACTCGAGCCTGTGTCCACAGTTCATGGTTTCACGGCAGAGCTCGGGGCAAGTGGTTCCTTTTGTCCAAAACATCGAAAGCTTCCAGTCACTGTGTTCTTCTACACCCTTGGTGACAATGATAAAGTTTCTACACCCTATCTC GCACATATTAATTTGGGCAAAAAGGGCTACCAAGTACCAAGAAGCGGTACTATACAAGTAACGCTTCTCAATCCTTTGGGTACAGTCGTTAAGATGTTTGTAGTACTATACGATCTTTCTGATATGCCGCCACGATCTCATACTTTTTTACGTCAGAGAACACTGCGGGATAAAACACTACGCTACCTCGTACATCTTAG ATTTATGTCTGGTAAATCAGGTCGGATCTATTTGCACACGGACATCCGTATGATAATTTGTCGCAAGTCTGACGTCGATACGGCGTCAGATTTCGGGTCAGAGCCACCAAAGGAACTCCGCAGCTACATCCACGGCCCTACCAACCCGAAATTCTCGCCAAGGTGCTGA
- the atos gene encoding atos homolog atossa isoform X2, translated as MHCLGAVTGGIPSPNGAGGRGGILSVFRALGVLVCEGRIQGPPRGYKEGPHCAAPMQPAPNDHVCDEDNYLCDRYLVLVREIADRVTIGSSLCIEVVLCSDCPCGLAKSASKNPICTVPSLSISPWQQASEMLLEYWCICAVPSKSPETMNFYGVYQAVRSRLHFSQVAAWWSRSNGAEPCYIATRVVPHNEENLRKFRDTPVEHTFPFAGNGDGNSIKVTVWAQPRMEEVPILTCPLHPIKEKDEEGVARALTPTKAIPVPGAAQNPEGLVLPALVDDRLQTPCNKPGKHHCPCEEEDVPPPSPVIPRQNRERKRRRSLPCGPTDANSCVTVQPMPSVREAVAQESKENQSSSYPKCSSEISNNRGVKSGQSQCSKFEDNCSSIKNRNNLNSDNLERCFKAQLNIDEREGNMEKRYKRTIEDPKLKSGLNCKEKQCNLEKKEVQGAGNKKIKDTEAKSTEKNGLFENLIPFNSSLPWSFVESWNNSNANGKCAFQSLRGTKEGYFNDPERICKPPVSKDSSLVINPFRQPSPFHESNPGPSTNNRLKQDSACMVHQSCGKSSNKSNHPDSVSPGQKATESNLDGVANNKGRAGKDLSQLISKLSFPEDKDKSKEEGGFLDWFSKVPGRVLGVAPSNGYAENKVKATNLKSQEQQGNEVRFKNCNLELSQQEFDEVLAVLRARTPSGRKRTSVRTVRRRDRSEKSLEDGSEKSTVKYTNLENSECSTNNMVNRTKSCEGCSHKLCRKNDQQALQKTNFTEIYGNKNIYNPSQKREKLEGNGSSDDLQAIKCNNSEKRTNDTIDCLQNVSNKADILLGAILRTSKDRRNPSEVTNGTKPRSVLPTQVNESGKSDRNNLGCEKTCQEQKIVSLEDEKSLPMALNKRFNRFRQLFKKEQEKKVSSNAEGNSHETIQQLGQRSFSYNNVQPSLHDPKNLRDSKARRRIDFSNFVEETEKRDALPDPSDLSTNGAHQNSKTYSTNYKDELCCYHELETSKWPNRLHSTNDVNDGTVQREEDDEATILSKLRKDTVPNLGKNNSYLSSKLRNGVHGKDNAIIDEEETLDKAVPTAIEQERFRRSLENAASMVFHSRTGLPLTSSPAPLRRGSCCFDYDSSLNSVSSKRSALFELNTPPSPGAVSLEETDRETENAGEGEETPKRRSSSRSRPQSHALLGSFEESALNGRLEPVSTVHGFTAELGASGSFCPKHRKLPVTVFFYTLGDNDKVSTPYLAHINLGKKGYQVPRSGTIQVTLLNPLGTVVKMFVVLYDLSDMPPRSHTFLRQRTLRDKTLRYLVHLRFMSGKSGRIYLHTDIRMIICRKSDVDTASDFGSEPPKELRSYIHGPTNPKFSPRC; from the exons ATGCACTGCCTAGGTGCGGTGACAGGAGGCATTCCCAGCCCAAATGGGGCTGGCGGTCGGGGTGGCATTCTCAGCGTGTTCCGAGCCCTTGGAGTCCTAGTGTGCGAAGGGAGGATTCAGGGCCCTCCACGTGGTTACAAAGAGGGCCCACACTGTGCAGCTCCTATGCAACCAGCTCCCAACGACCATGTGTGTGACGAAGATAATTACTTG TGCGATCGATATCTTGTGTTGGTTCGAGAGATCGCGGACCGTGTCACGATTGGTTCATCCCTGTGCATCGAAGTAGTGTTATGTAGCGATTGTCCATGTGGTTTGGCAAAGTCGGCGAGCAAGAATCCGATCTGTACCGTGCCGTCCTTATCGATCTCGCCATGGCAACAAGCATCAGAGATGCTGCTCGAGTACTGGTGTATCTGTGCAGTTCCCAGCAA GAGTCCAGAGACCATGAACTTCTATGGGGTGTATCAGGCAGTTCGTTCCCGGCTTCACTTCAGCCAGGTGGCTGCTTGGTGGTCCAGGAGCAACGGGGCTGAACCCTGTTACATCGCGACAAGAGTGGTGCCGCATAACGAGGAGAATCTTCGAAAGTTCCGGGATACACCTGTGGAACACACGTTCCCTTTCGCTGGCAATGGCGATGGAAATTCTATAAAG GTCACCGTTTGGGCACAGCCACGGATGGAGGAGGTACCGATTCTCACCTGTCCGCTGCACCCGATCAAAGAGAAAGACGAGGAGGGCGTCGCGAGGGCTTTAACACCTACCAAGGCTATCCCGGTTCCCGGTGCTGCGCAAAATCCCGAAGGCCTCGTTTTGCCTG CTTTAGTGGACGACAGGCTGCAGACGCCTTGCAACAAACCAGGAAAGCATCACTGTCCCTGCGAAGAAGAGGATGTTCCACCGCCATCGCCCGTGATCCCGCGACAGAATCGCGAGAGGAAACGTCGTCGATCGCTGCCATGTGGTCCCACGGACGCGAACAGCTGCGTGACGGTTCAACCGATGCCATCCGTGCGGGAAGCGGTCGCTCAAGAATCGAAGGAGAATCAGAGTTCAAGTTATCCGAAATGTTCGTCCGAGATTTCCAACAATCGTGGCGTGAAATCTGGCCAAAGTCAGTGTAGCAAGTTCGAGGATAACTGCAGCAGCATCAAGAATCGAAACAATTTGAACTCTGACAACTTGGAACGGTGCTTCAAGGCTCAGCTGAACATCGACGAGCGTGAAGGTAACATGGAGAAGCGTTACAAACGGACGATCGAGGATCCGAAGTTGAAGTCCGGATTGAATTGCAAAGAAAAACAGTGCAACTTGGAGAAGAAGGAGGTGCAGGGAGCTGGTAACAAGAAAATCAAAGATACAGAAGCTAAATCAACAGAGAAGAACGGTCTGTTCGAGAATCTGATACCGTTCAATTCCTCACTGCCTTGGTCTTTCGTAGAATCTTGGAACAACAGCAACGCGAACGGAAAGTGTGCTTTCCAGAGCTTGCGTGGAACTAAGGAGGGTTACTTCAACGACCCTGAAAGAATCTGCAAACCTCCGGTCTCTAAGGACTCGAGCCTCGTGATAAATCCTTTCAGACAACCTAGTCCCTTTCACGAATCAAATCCAGGCCCCTCGACGAATAATCGGCTGAAGCAAGATTCCGCTTGCATGGTGCATCAGAGCTGCGGCAAATCGTCGAACAAGTCTAATCATCCGGATTCGGTGTCACCTGGACAGAAAGCCACAGAGTCGAATCTCGACGGCGTCGCGAACAACAAAGGACGAGCCGGGAAAGATCTGAGCCAATTGATATCGAAGTTGTCCTTCCCCGAAGACAAAGACAAGTCGAAGGAGGAAGGAGGCTTCTTGGATTGGTTCAGCAAGGTTCCTGGAAGAGTGCTGGGCGTCGCGCCGAGCAACGGTTACGCGGAGAACAAGGTGAAAGCGACGAACCTGAAGAGTCAAGAGCAGCAGGGGAACGAAGTGAGATTCAAGAATTGCAACCTGGAGTTGAGCCAGCAGGAGTTCGACGAGGTGTTGGCCGTTCTGAGAGCGAGGACACCGTCCGGTCGCAAGAGGACCAGCGTCAGGACCGTGAGGAGACGGGACAGGTCGGAGAAGTCGCTCGAGGACGGGTCGGAAAAGTCGACGGTGAAATATACGAACTTGGAGAACAGCGAATGCTCGACGAACAACATGGTGAATCGTACAAAATCCTGCGAGGGATGTAGCCACAAGCTTTGCAGGAAGAACGACCAACAAGCTTTACAGAAGACCAATTTCACCGAGATCTATGGCAATAAGAATATCTACAATCCGTCGCAGAAGCGCGAGAAGCTCGAGGGGAACGGATCGAGCGACGATCTGCAGGCGATCAAATGCAATAATTCggagaaacgaacgaacgacaCGATCGACTGTTTGCAAAATGTCTCGAACAAAGCGGACATATTATTGGGAGCAATCTTGCGAACTAGCAAGGATCGAAGGAACCCCTCGGAGGTTACCAATGGGACCAAACCCAGGTCCGTGTTGCCAACACAAGTGAACGAATCGGGGAAGAGTGATCGTAACAATTTGGGCTGCGAGAAGACGTGTCAAGAGCAGAAAATCGTGTCGTTGGAGGACGAGAAGTCTTTACCAATGGCATTGAACAAGAGATTCAATCGATTCCGGCAGCTATTCAAGAAGGAACAAGAGAAGAAGGTGTCCTCGAACGCGGAGGGCAATTCGCACGAAACGATTCAACAGTTAGGTCAACGTTCGTTCTCCTACAACAACGTCCAGCCAAGCCTGCACGATCCAAAGAATCTGAGGGACAGCAAAGCGAGACGCCGTATAGATTTCTCGAATTTCGTGGAGGAAACGGAGAAACGTGACGCGTTGCCGGATCCCTCGGACCTTAGTACAAATGGCGCACATCAAAACTCAAAAACCTATAGTACAAATTACAAGGACGAACTCTGCTGTTACCACGAGCTTGAGACGTCGAAATGGCCCAACAGGCTGCACAGTACAAACGATGTAAACGACGGTACGGTCCAGCGTGAAGAAGACGACGAGGCTACCATTTTGTCGAAGCTGCGCAAGGACACCGTTCCGAATCTAGGGAAGAATAACAGTTATTTATCTTCCAAGCTACGAAACGGTGTTCATGGAAAAGACAACGCGATCATCGACGAGGAGGAGACTCTCGATAAAGCGGTACCAACAGCCATCGAGCAAGAAAGATTTCGACGCTCGTTGGAGAACGCAGCTTCTATGGTGTTCCATAGTAGGACCGGTTTGCCATTGACTTCTAGCCCAGCACCGTTGAGAAGAGGCAGCTGTTGCTTCGATTATGATAGCAGTCTGAATTCAGTCTCCTCAAAAAGAAG TGCACTGTTCGAATTAAATACCCCGCCAAGTCCAGGTGCCGTATCGCTAGAAGAAACCGATAGAGAGACCGAGAACGCTGGGGAAGGCGAGGAGACACCTAAAAGACGCTCGTCTTCTCGTAGTAGACCGCAGAGTCACGCTCTTTTAGGCAGCTTTGAGGAATCAGCTTTAAATGGTAGACTCGAGCCTGTGTCCACAGTTCATGGTTTCACGGCAGAGCTCGGGGCAAGTGGTTCCTTTTGTCCAAAACATCGAAAGCTTCCAGTCACTGTGTTCTTCTACACCCTTGGTGACAATGATAAAGTTTCTACACCCTATCTC GCACATATTAATTTGGGCAAAAAGGGCTACCAAGTACCAAGAAGCGGTACTATACAAGTAACGCTTCTCAATCCTTTGGGTACAGTCGTTAAGATGTTTGTAGTACTATACGATCTTTCTGATATGCCGCCACGATCTCATACTTTTTTACGTCAGAGAACACTGCGGGATAAAACACTACGCTACCTCGTACATCTTAG ATTTATGTCTGGTAAATCAGGTCGGATCTATTTGCACACGGACATCCGTATGATAATTTGTCGCAAGTCTGACGTCGATACGGCGTCAGATTTCGGGTCAGAGCCACCAAAGGAACTCCGCAGCTACATCCACGGCCCTACCAACCCGAAATTCTCGCCAAGGTGCTGA